A stretch of the Lolium perenne isolate Kyuss_39 chromosome 3, Kyuss_2.0, whole genome shotgun sequence genome encodes the following:
- the LOC127323533 gene encoding calcium permeable stress-gated cation channel 1, with amino-acid sequence MATIEDIGVSAAINILSAMIFLLAFAFLRLQPINDRVYFPKWYLKGARQSPGHGGASVRKFVNLDMRSYLKFLSWMPAALQMPEDELISHAGLDSAVYLRIYLVGLKIFVPITILAFLVLVPVNWTNETLEGMTVQHSDIDKLSISNIPYGSKRFIAHLTMAYVFTFWTCYVLLREYGIVATMRLRFLASEKRRPDQFTVLVRNIPPDPDESIGELAEHFFLVNHPDHYLTQQVVYNANKLAKLVKEKKKVQNWLDYYQLKYERNTSKRPTVKTGFLGCFGSKVDAIEHYASEIERIENEEAEERERIMKDPKLVVPAAFVSFRSRWGAAVCAQTQQTSNPTVWLTEWAPEPRDVYWDNLSIPVVHLTVRRLIIAVAFFFLNFFYIVPITFVQSMANLQGIEKAVPFLKPLIEMPTIKSFIQGFLPGIALKIFLILLPSILMFMSKVEGLTSVSSLERRSASKFYIFIFFNVFLTSIIAGSALEQLQSYLHQSANQIPRTIGVAIPMKATFFITYVMVDGWAGVAGEILRLKPLVIFHLKNFFLVKTEKDREEAMDPGSIGFDSNEPQIQLYFLLGLVYAVVTPFLLPFILIFFVLAYVVYRHQIINVYNQEYESAAAFWPSVHGRIITALIISQLLFLGLLSTKGAGQSTPVLLVLPVVTFYFHKYCKNRFEPAFVEYPLQEAMRKDTLERAREPGFDLKTYLADAYIHPVFKGDNDDEKFSMGDEGEAEQVLVATKRQSRRNTPVPSRHNGSEVPSLPEIVNDQRL; translated from the exons ATGGCGACAATTGAAGATATAGGTGTCTCTGCAGCTATCAACATACTGAGTGCCATGATATTCCTGCTAGCATTTGCTTTCCTACGGCTGCAGCCCATCAATGACAGGGTTTACTTCCCAAAGTGGTATCTCAAAGGTGCAAGACAAAGCCCAGGCCATGGGGGTGCTTCTGTGCGCAAGTTTGTAAATTTGGACATGCGATCGTACTTGAAGTTCTTAAGTTGGATGCCTGCTGCTCTCCAAATGCCAGAGGATGAGTTGATTAGCCATGCTGGACTTGATTCAGCTGTCTATCTGCGGATCTACTTAGTAGG GCTTAAGATATTTGTCCCAATCACaattctagcatttcttgttcttGTTCCTGTTAACTGGACCAATGAGACCCTTGAGGGCATGACGGTACAGCACAGTGATATTGACAAACTTTCAATATCCAACATACCTTATGGGTCGAAGAG GTTCATAGCTCACTTGACTATGGCTTATGTTTTCACATTTTGGACATGCTATGTTCTGTTGCGTGAGTATGGAATAGTCGCAACAATGAGATTGCGCTTTCTTGCATCAGAGAAACGCCGCCCAGACCAGTTCACA GTCCTGGTGCGGAATATACCGCCTGATCCAGATGAATCAATTGGTGAGCTTGCGGAGCATTTCTTCCTTGTGAACCATCCTGATCACTATCTAACACAACAG GTTGTTTACAATGCAAATAAGCTCGCTAAACTGgtcaaagagaagaagaaggtgcAGAACTGGCTCGACTACTATCAGCTGAAGTATGAAAGAAATACAAGTAAAAGGCCTACTGTTAAG ACTGGCTTTCTTGGATGTTTTGGTTCCAAAGTGGATGCTATTGAACACTACGCATCAGAAATTGAGAGGATAGAAAATGAA GAAGCTGAAGAGCGTGAAAGGATCATGAAGGATCCCAAGTTAGTTGTGCCAGCAGCATTTGTTTCCTTTAGATCACGGTGGGGTGCAGCAGTGTGTGCTCAGACACAACAAACCAGTAATCCAACGGTTTGGTTAACCGAGTGGGCTCCAGAACCTCGTGATGTGTACTGGGATAATTTGTCTATTCCAGTTGTTCACCTTACAGTTAGAAGGTTGATAATTGCGGTAGCATTCTTCTTTCTGAACTTCTTTTATATTGTCCCAATCACATTTGTTCAGTCCATGGCAAATCTTCAAGGGATTGAGAAGGCAGTTCCATTTCTGAAGCCTCTGATCGAAAT GCCTACTATCAAATCATTCATCCAAGGGTTCCTTCCTGGAATTGCTCTGAAGATTTTCCTTATACTGCTCCCGAGCATATTGATGTTTATGTCAAAAGTTGAAGGATTGACATCAGTGTCTTCATTGGAGAGGAGATCTGCATCAAAATTCTATATCTTCATATTCTTTAATGTATTTCTGACAAGCATTATTGCTGGATCTGCTTTAGAGCAGTTACAAAGCTACCTTCATCAGTCAGCAAATCA AATACCAAGAACAATCGGTGTAGCAATTCCAATGAAAGCAACATTTTTTATAACATATGTAATGGTCGATGGATGGGCTGGGGTAGCTGGTGAAATACTGAGATTGAAGCCATTGGTAATCTTCCACTTGAAAAACTTTTTCTTGGTCAAGACTGAGAAAGACAGAGAAGAGGCAATGGACCCTGGAAGTATTGGTTTTGATTCAAATGAACCTCAGATACAGCTCTATTTCTTACTTGGTCTTGTCTATGCTGTGGTCACACCATTTCTGCTACCCTTCATCTTGATATTCTTTGTGCTCGCATATGTGGTATACCGCCACCAG ATAATTAATGTGTACAATCAAGAATATGAGAGTGCAGCTGCGTTTTGGCCAAGTGTCCATGGACGTATAATCACCGCATTGATCATTTCACAGCTTCTTTTCCTTGGGTTGCTGAGCACGAAAGGCGCAGGCCAATCAACACCAGTCCTCCTTGTTCTTCCTGTAGTAACCTTTTATTTTCACAAATACTGCAAGAACCGCTTTGAACCTGCATTTGTGGAATACCCGTTACAG GAGGCAATGAGGAAAGACACCCTAGAGCGTGCGAGAGAGCCAGGGTTTGACCTTAAAACATACCTGGCAGACGCCTATATCCACCCGGTGTTCAAAGGCGACAACGATGATGAGAAGTTCTCCATGGGTGACGAAGGGGAGGCGGAGCAGGTCCTTGTGGCGACAAAGCGGCAGTCAAGACGAAACACCCCGGTCCCGAGCAGACACAACGGTTCAGAAGTGCCTTCTCTGCCTGAAATTGTAAATGACCAGCGACTATGA
- the LOC127323534 gene encoding uncharacterized protein — protein sequence MDFELRSAREKLEREQRERMQRAKAKADRERRAKAEAARRRDALEASNRERRLDAARAQEEADQKIQEAMQLGKGISFSHMFEALRYDGPGDKIKLPPSSFKVLSDEGALDKGPMYFRLSKVRDTVQGASQNQDTEEATCCGVLEFTAREGSAELPPHVWNNLFHSDTPDVPLIEVRYASLPKGTYAKLKPEGVGFSDLPNHRAVLETALRNHATLSENDVVVVNYGQLQYKLKVLELKPASSVSVLETDVEVDIEGPDSVLDNGENQHVLVPLQTGKVESGLVEEGKFRYYKFSVEEIIGEKVASGLANIEVKIEADTSSGDTDIYVSRHPLVFPTQHRHEWSSHEMGSKVLILKPRDATLVAGIYSIGVYGFKGTTKFQLSVAINDVINSQRIGEQASVSSTASGESVVCKNCKRHISARTSVLHEAYCVRHNVACMHDGCGIILRKEEAADHVHCSKCGQAFQQREMEKHMKVFHEPLHCACGVILEKEEMVQHQSSTCPFRLIVCRFCGDTVQAGGQPLDVRDRLRNMCEHESICGSRTAPCDSCGRSVMLKEMDIHAIAVHQKS from the exons ATGGATTTCGAGCTTCGGAGCGCGCGGGAGAAGCTGGAGCGTGAGCAGCGGGAGCGGATGCAGCGCGCAAAGGCCAAGGCCGACCGCGAGCGCCGAGCCAAGGCCGAGGCCGCGCGTCGCCGCGACGCGCTCGAGGCCTCCAACAGGGAGCGCCGCCTCGACGCCGCCCGCGCACAGGAAGAG GCTGACCAGAAAATACAAGAGGCGATGCAGCTGGGAAAAGGGATCTCGTTTTCACACATGTTTGAAGCCCTGCGATAtgatggtcctggggataagatcAAGCTACCACCGTCTTCCTTCAAGGTGCTGTCCGACGAAGGAGCGCTGGATAAAGGCCCCATGTACTTCAGGCTGTCCAAGGTTAGGGACACAGTTCAAGGTGCCTCTCAGAATCAAGACACCGAAGAGGCAACCTGCTGTGGCGTTCTGGAATTCACCGCAAGGGAAGGCTCTGCGGAACTCCCACCACATGTTTGGAATAATCTATTCCATAGTGACACCCCAGACGTTCCTTTGATAGAGGTGAGATATGCCAGCTTGCCCAAAGGGACATACGCGAAACTGAAGCCAGAAGGAGTGGGGTTCTCAGATCTCCCGAACCATAGAGCTGTCCTTGAGACGGCACTACGCAATCACGCAACGCTGTCTGAAAATGATGTTGTCGTGGTGAATTATGGACAACTGCAATACAAGTTGAAGGTTCTTGAGTTGAAGCCTGCATCAAGTGTTTCTGTGCTGGAGACGGATGTTGAGGTTGACATTGAGGGGCCAGATTCTGTTTTGGACAATGGAGAGAATCAACACGTGCTTGTGCCACTGCAGACTGGCAAGGTTGAATCTGGACTTGTGGAAGAAGGAAAGTTTCGGTACTACAAATTTTCTGTTGAAGAAATTATTGGTGAGAAAGTAGCTTCTGGCCTTGCAAACATTGAGGTTAAGATAGAGGCTGATACAAGCAGTGGTGACACTGATATTTATGTTTCAAGACATCCTTTAGTATTCCCTACCCAGCACCGTCATGAGTGGTCTTCCCATGAAATGGGTTCCAAGGTTCTTATACTCAAACCAAGGGATGCTACTTTGGTCGCTGGAATTTACAGCATTGGAGTCTATGGCTTCAAGGGCACAACGAAGTTCCAACTTTCTGTAGCTATCAATGATGTTATTAACAGCCAAAGGATTGGTGAGCAGGCTAGTGTGTCATCTACCGCCAGTGGTGAGTCAGTGGTCTGTAAGAACTGCAAACGCCATATATCTGCCCGAACCTCAGTACTTCATGAGGCCTACTGCGTGAGGCACAATGTTGCTTGCATGCATGATGGGTGTGGAATTATCCTTCGAAAGGAAGAAGCAGCAGATCATGTGCACTGTAGTAAGTGTGGGCAAGCTTTCCAGCAGAGAGAAATGGAGAAGCACATGAAAGTTTTCCATGAGCCGCTGCACTGTGCCTGCGGGGTAATTCTAGAAAAGGAAGAAATG GTCCAACACCAATCCTCAACCTGCCCCTTTCGCTTGATAGTGTGTCGGTTCTGTGGCGACACGGTTCAAGCTGGTGGACAACCGCTTGATGTTCGTGATCGGCTTCGGAATATGTGTGAGCATGAAAGTATCTGTGGATCCAGGACTGCACCGTGCGACTCCTGTGGGAGGTCGGTCATGCTGAAGGAAATGGACATTCATGCAATTGCTGTCCATCAGAAGAGCTGA